Below is a genomic region from Methanobacterium sp..
GTACCACCTGGGCTGCGGCCTTTGATGAACCTGGAATCAGAGTATATCCTGATATTCAAGTAGACCATATTGTAGAAGTAATAGGGGAAGTTAATCAGCACAGTGGTAAGATTCAAATCGAATCAGAGTCAATTGAAAGACTTACAGGCAATGAAGCTACCGAAGCCCGAAGACTCATTGATGAAGCCATTGACCTGAAAGCCGAACCAGAAAATACCGATCTTCTTCTGGAAAGTGATACCCTTAAAAAACTCCGGCCAAAAATGAAAGCTGCAGCTCATGCTATTAGAAGAGCCGTGTTTGATGGTAGATCCATTTTAGTAAGGCACCACGCAGATGCGGATGGTATCTGTGCGGGAGTAGCCATGGAAAAAGCAGTGATTCCTTTATTAAAAGAATTAAACCATAACACTGATGCTGAATGGCATTATTTCAAAAGAGCTCCAAGTAAAGCCCCATTCTATGAATTAGAAGATGTTGTAAAAGATTTATCCTTTGCACTGGAAGATATGGAACGGCACGGGCAAAAACTACCATTAATTGTTCTTTTAGATAATGGATCTACTGAAGAAGATATCCTGGCATTAATGAAAGCCAAAATCTATGATATTGAAATCGTGGTAATTGACCACCACTTCCCTGGAAAAGTGGTTGATGGTAAAGTAGAAGTAGATGAATATGTGGATATCCATGTAAACCCCTATCTGGTAGGGGGAGACTCACAGATAACTGCAGGAGCCCTTTCAGTAGAAGTAGCTAAAATGGTGAACCCTGAAATTAAAGAAAAAATCTTACACTTACCTGGAATTGCAGCCATAGGAGATCATGCCCGTTCTGCAGAAGCAGAAGAATATATTAAACTGGCAGAAACCAAAGGTTACAGTTGGGAGGATTTAGATAAAATAGCTTCTTGTATAGACTTTGAAGCCTTTTATCTGAGGTTTATGAATGGTAGGGGCATAATCGACACCATATTAGGACTGGATAACCTCGACAAACATACCAAATTAGTAGATGCACTCTATAAAGAGTTTGAAAAACGAGTAGATACACAATTAAGGGCAGCTCTCCCTAACTTAAAGTCCCAGGAACTACCTAATGGTGTTCTATTTAATATACTCGATGTGGAAAAATATGCCCACCGCTTTACTTTCCCAGCCCCAGGTAAAACCTGTGGATTTGTACATGACGCCATGGTACAAAAACACGGAGAAGAACGCCCCATAATCACTCTGGCCTATGGGCCTGATTTTGGAGTTATAAGGGCTACTGATGCAGTTAATGAGATGTTTGGATTTAATTTAAATGAAATAGTCTGGAAACTGGCCCACGACATACCTGAAGCAGTAATTGATGGAGGGGGCCACGAATGCGCAGGTTCCTTGAAATTTATTGAAGGTCTCTCTAAAAAAGTTCTGGCAGCCTTTGCTGGGGAGATTGCAGCACTGAAGAAATGATTTAATTTTAAACATTTAGAGGATTAATATTTCTTTTATATTTTCTTTATAATCCAGAACCTAAAATTCGTATAATCAAGTAATTCCTTAACAGTTAGATGCAAAGGAGCATATTCAGTTAGATAAGTTATTTCATGATTATTAAAATATATCAAGAATTATTGAATATAGATAAGTAAACACTCAAAACTTTTATCAAAGATCTAGAAGATTCAAATTTGAAAAAAAATCTATTAAATTATGATTAAAAATTAAAAAAAGAGGGATATATTAGCTCTTGTATGTCTTTGCCAATTCTTTATTGACTGTTACAACTTCGTGAGGTATTTCTTTTAGGTTCTCTGTAACTTCGGTTAGTGCATCTGCCTTTGCCTGAGTATCTATTACCGCACCTGCAGGAACCAGCTTACCATCAGTTATATTTACATTGTTTGTTAGCACTGCATTGTGAAGTATAACACAGTTTTTACCTATGGTTGCTTTGAATATGACTGCACCAAAGCCAATAAAACTTTTATCATCTATAAAGACAGGACCGTGAATTATACTGCATGTGTCATTGAAACTTCTTTTCCAACATAGACAGAATAATTTTTACCCCCAACAACTACTCTGGGGTCTTTAAGACCATGTATAATCACACCGTCTTGGATGTTGGAACCATTCCCGATATAAACCGGTGATCCCTCATCACCACGCACTGATGCGCATGGCCCTATATAAACATTACTTCCAATAATCACATCTCCGATTACTCTGGCAGCAGGATCTACAAATGATGTGGCGGCTATTTGTGGAGACTTTATTTGTGGATTCCATGATGTTATGGGGCTTGTAGAAATATTTGGCGATCTAGAAAGCCCATATATAGATGCAACCAATGCAATGATGGTCAGGAAAACTGCAATTAAGATTAAGTATTTCTTCATTTGATTCACATTCGTTTTAATAAAAATTTAAAAGAAGAAATTAAATTGAAACTAAATAAATAAAATAGCTAAAATGGATTAACTCATTTTACTATTTTGCATTATTTTCTGATTTTTCAGTTTTTTGCACCGCTTCTTCTTTAGACTCCATTTCTACTTTAATTTCTTCGTTATCTGCTGATATTTCTGTTTCTTTTTCCTGTGTTTGCTCTTCTTTTATTTTAAACTCCGTTTCACGTTGAGCTCTTTTGAATTCTCCCAGAGCTTTGCCCATTCCCTTGGCAAGTTCGGGGAGCTTCTTTGAACCAAAAAGTAGAAGTACTACAAAGAGTATTATTAGAAGTTCTGGCATTCCCAGTCCACCAATCATTTTTTCACCTCCTTAACCAATCGATGCATTTGTGACCTCCGTTTTTTTATCTCTATGGATGTATTTTGTCAAAAGAACACTCACCTCAAATAAGAGGATCATAGGGAAAGTGACAATAAGTTGAGTAAATGGTGTGGGATCAGGTGTTAAAATTCCTGCAATTACCAAAATACCGATGTAAGCTTCTTTTCTGTTACCTGTAAGTGTATCAGAATCAATTAGATCAAGGGATGCAAGGGCACAACATATTAGGGGTAATTCAAATAGGAGCCCGAATGTCAATATCATAAGAAGTGCAAATGAAATAAAATCCCCTAAAGTTAATAGTGGCGTAACTCCTGAAGAGGTTGCATAACCAATAAGGAATTTTAATGTCATTACAAGCACAGTTTTGTAAGTAAATATTGCTCCAATTCCAAAAAGTATCATTGCAGGAGGTATAGTTTTTATTAAAAAGGAATTTTCAGAACCTTTAAGGGCAGGTTTTAAAAATTTCATGACTTCATATATAATGTATGGTAGAGTAATAACAAACGCAACAAGTAAAGATACTTCTATTTGCGCCCATACTGCCTCTAATGGACTTATAACAATCAAACGGACCCCTTCAGGTAGTAAATCATTCTGAATTCTAATAAGAAGTTGATTAGCAAAGGGAAATATTGCACAAGATACTCCAAGAACTACTATAACTATTCTTATCAATCTACTTCTTAGCTCTTCAAAATGTGAGATTAATGATTCATCCATGATTCATCACCACTTAGGAAATTCTTTATCATATTTACAGCCATTTCTGCACTTTTTGCCACATCATCTGAAAGTTCTAATGATTCTTCGATTTTATGAATCCTGATACCCATAATGTATATATTATCCAGGATCTCTTCTGAGTAGACTGATTTCATCATTGAAAATATATCAAATAGACTTAAATCATGTCCCGAGAAATAATATTTTTCCTTCTCTTTTATTATATGAGATGCCTTCATGAAAAGGATGTTTTCAATATCACAATTAGATCTAAAAGCATCAACAACAATGATTTTATTATATTTTTCAATTAAACTAAACAAAATCGCCCCATATGTTCCAGCATCTATTATATCTACTTGATATGGAAGAATCATCATTTCTAGCCTCTGAATTATCCTGATTCCTACTCCATCGTCTCCAAGTAGCAAATTTCCAAATCCAACAATACAGATCATTTTTTCTCACTGAAAATAATTTAGAGACGGCACTATTCAGTGCCATCTGGGGTTTTAAGTTCTATCATGTGAGATGAACATGAACAACATGGATCAAATCCTCTTACGGTTCGGCTTGCATCCCCTAAAAGTAGTTTTTCGTCTTCAGTGGGGTCACGTCCTAACAATGCCATTGTTTCTGGTCTTATCTCCACAAAATCATCTGCCACAGCTTCTTCAATAGCCCCTGTGTTTGCTGTAGTTGGCACCATACAGTCGTATGATGCAGTTTTTAAATCAGATCCTACTGTTATTGTGTGCATCAGGGTTCCACGGGGGGCTTCAATTACACCAATACCAGATCCTGCCTTCTTGTTTGGAGGTGAATAACTGTCCACTTGAGCTATGTTTGACCAGCCACCATTTAGAATTCTGTCGATTATTATTATTGTTTCTATTAGTCTTGCTATGTGTCTGTTTCTTGTTGAAGGAGATAATATATCATTGGCAGCAACACCCCAATCAGATGCAATACTATTAACTGTTGATTTCACAACACTATCTCCGGCCTTGTATGCTACTCCAAGTCTTGCAAGAGGTCCTACTTCACAGACATAGTTTACACCATTGTAAGTATAGTATGGTCTTTTGGCGTAACTGTAGTTTGTTGGAAGACTTATCACACTTCCGTAAGGTGTTATGACCTCTTCTTTCACATTTGCTGGGTTAAATGGAACTATGTCAGCTGAGTTGAAGTCTGATGGATTTGATGGATCCCTTATTACAACTCCACCCGATGTTCCAAAGTATGAAAATGATCCTGAAACACCGCTGTAGAAAGGAACACCTGAACTCATATAGTTACAGGGCCTTATACCAAAGTCGTTTGGCAGGGCCAATAGGGCCTCTTTTAAAGTACCTAAAAGGGATACGATATAATTTTGTATCTCTTGCATTCTCGCTTTGATCTGTCCAATTTCTGTTGTATTTGGGACTTTAGTTTGCCCTCCAGGAATACATGACGCGGGATGAACAGGTTTTCCTCCAAATACAGCTACACAGGCCTGTGCCTTGTTGTGGGCACTGATTATATTAGGAAGTTCCTGGTCTATTAGCTTATGCGGCAACATGTCCTTCCCAGCAAGTACAAAAAAGTGCAGAAGATGACTGTGGACTGTGTGTACTGCGAGCATGAGTCTTCTAACTGCTTTTGCATTGTTAACTATGTTTGTGCCGTAGGCTGCCTCAACTGCGCATGTGCTTGCCATGTTTTGTGGAACTGGGCAAACACCACATATCCTTGGGACTAGCTTTGTAACAGTTTCTGGTTGTTCCCCAACTGCAAATTTCTCAAATCCTCTAAATTCTGTGACACAAAACTTGGGATATCTTGCACCATTATCTGTTGGTAAATTCAAAGTTCCATCAGTTGGTGTTAGAAGGTTCTTTACTTTTAATTTTCCATCAACCAAGTAGGTTTCCAATTCAAGTTTTCCATCGCCTTCAATCCTAGTTACCGGTTTTATTTCAACTGCCATTAAATCACCTACTTACTCATCATCCCTGTTTTATTTGCCGTTGAGTTTGGTGCTGTGCTAGTATGGGTTCCATTTCCAGTCCCATATTTATTTGTCATCTGTACCTGGCCTTTTTCATAATATGGTGTTTCGGGGTACTTGTCTCTGTAACAGCCTATGCAAATATCATCAACCAGTGTACAGGGTGCTTTTCCATCAGTACTTCTTGTAGCTCCGCATTGCCATGGAGTATCATGACCCTGACATCCAAGGTGTTTTTTACATCCTGATCGACCAAGTTCATTTGCCTGAGGGCCTTCAGGATCATAAATACATGAATCACATACTTTTCCTGGTTTTATTGCTTCACCAATAGTACCGCCAGTTACCATGTACCAGATTTGTTCTGGTTGTGGTGGACATCCTCTGATGTAGGCATCTACAGAAATTACTTCATCTATAGGATAGAGATCCAATAAACCTTTACTTCTGTTCAAACCAGGCACTCCACCAAAGGATGCACAATCTCCCATAGCAACCACCTTACTTGAAATTGACCTTGCATGATCCAGATGTTCTGATGCCTCAACTGTCGGACCTGCAATACCCTCGATTATACAAATATCCAGGGAACTTATATGTTCAAATGACTCAGCCAGCACATCCACAAGAAATGGCGCATACTTTATGTCTATTGTTGGTAGTATGTCAGCAGCAGTTGGGTTTGAAGAACTAATGTAGCGCATATCCAGCCCAAATTCTGTCAGAGAAACCTGACATCCCGCACAAGTTCCAAGTTGGAGTATTCCAACTTTTGGAGAAGCAGCAAAGACTTCTTCCATGGTTGCCTGTCCACCAAACAGTGTTGCAACTG
It encodes:
- a CDS encoding twin-arginine translocation signal domain-containing protein is translated as MKKEFKKILDHPIDRRTFLKAVGAGTVATLFGGQATMEEVFAASPKVGILQLGTCAGCQVSLTEFGLDMRYISSSNPTAADILPTIDIKYAPFLVDVLAESFEHISSLDICIIEGIAGPTVEASEHLDHARSISSKVVAMGDCASFGGVPGLNRSKGLLDLYPIDEVISVDAYIRGCPPQPEQIWYMVTGGTIGEAIKPGKVCDSCIYDPEGPQANELGRSGCKKHLGCQGHDTPWQCGATRSTDGKAPCTLVDDICIGCYRDKYPETPYYEKGQVQMTNKYGTGNGTHTSTAPNSTANKTGMMSK
- a CDS encoding hydrogenase maturation protease, which translates into the protein MICIVGFGNLLLGDDGVGIRIIQRLEMMILPYQVDIIDAGTYGAILFSLIEKYNKIIVVDAFRSNCDIENILFMKASHIIKEKEKYYFSGHDLSLFDIFSMMKSVYSEEILDNIYIMGIRIHKIEESLELSDDVAKSAEMAVNMIKNFLSGDESWMNH
- a CDS encoding DHH family phosphoesterase, with the protein product MNKACISCKGKGYKIIDHKTCDACDGTGLKDTMDVKGHFKGVNTQARQKFDLDQDQDVPCDKCKGKGEIEIKESCPSCEGRGEINVCRECGKVLKDRSDYCSQCQKKEIIYVLHPACEMSDLEVGSTYKGRITRVEKYGVFVSLNNQVWGLMRTGSPDHSVGDEIFVRVIELKPQRREVDLGPANIKGDYELVKLKKDLARTPIGEITNKTLGKTVRIVGEAIQIQQTSGPTIFTISDETSTTWAAAFDEPGIRVYPDIQVDHIVEVIGEVNQHSGKIQIESESIERLTGNEATEARRLIDEAIDLKAEPENTDLLLESDTLKKLRPKMKAAAHAIRRAVFDGRSILVRHHADADGICAGVAMEKAVIPLLKELNHNTDAEWHYFKRAPSKAPFYELEDVVKDLSFALEDMERHGQKLPLIVLLDNGSTEEDILALMKAKIYDIEIVVIDHHFPGKVVDGKVEVDEYVDIHVNPYLVGGDSQITAGALSVEVAKMVNPEIKEKILHLPGIAAIGDHARSAEAEEYIKLAETKGYSWEDLDKIASCIDFEAFYLRFMNGRGIIDTILGLDNLDKHTKLVDALYKEFEKRVDTQLRAALPNLKSQELPNGVLFNILDVEKYAHRFTFPAPGKTCGFVHDAMVQKHGEERPIITLAYGPDFGVIRATDAVNEMFGFNLNEIVWKLAHDIPEAVIDGGGHECAGSLKFIEGLSKKVLAAFAGEIAALKK
- a CDS encoding nickel-dependent hydrogenase large subunit → MAVEIKPVTRIEGDGKLELETYLVDGKLKVKNLLTPTDGTLNLPTDNGARYPKFCVTEFRGFEKFAVGEQPETVTKLVPRICGVCPVPQNMASTCAVEAAYGTNIVNNAKAVRRLMLAVHTVHSHLLHFFVLAGKDMLPHKLIDQELPNIISAHNKAQACVAVFGGKPVHPASCIPGGQTKVPNTTEIGQIKARMQEIQNYIVSLLGTLKEALLALPNDFGIRPCNYMSSGVPFYSGVSGSFSYFGTSGGVVIRDPSNPSDFNSADIVPFNPANVKEEVITPYGSVISLPTNYSYAKRPYYTYNGVNYVCEVGPLARLGVAYKAGDSVVKSTVNSIASDWGVAANDILSPSTRNRHIARLIETIIIIDRILNGGWSNIAQVDSYSPPNKKAGSGIGVIEAPRGTLMHTITVGSDLKTASYDCMVPTTANTGAIEEAVADDFVEIRPETMALLGRDPTEDEKLLLGDASRTVRGFDPCCSCSSHMIELKTPDGTE
- the tatA gene encoding twin-arginine translocase TatA/TatE family subunit; translated protein: MIGGLGMPELLIILFVVLLLFGSKKLPELAKGMGKALGEFKRAQRETEFKIKEEQTQEKETEISADNEEIKVEMESKEEAVQKTEKSENNAK
- the tatC gene encoding twin-arginine translocase subunit TatC, with the translated sequence MDESLISHFEELRSRLIRIVIVVLGVSCAIFPFANQLLIRIQNDLLPEGVRLIVISPLEAVWAQIEVSLLVAFVITLPYIIYEVMKFLKPALKGSENSFLIKTIPPAMILFGIGAIFTYKTVLVMTLKFLIGYATSSGVTPLLTLGDFISFALLMILTFGLLFELPLICCALASLDLIDSDTLTGNRKEAYIGILVIAGILTPDPTPFTQLIVTFPMILLFEVSVLLTKYIHRDKKTEVTNASIG